Proteins encoded by one window of Capra hircus breed San Clemente chromosome 8, ASM170441v1, whole genome shotgun sequence:
- the FOXE1 gene encoding forkhead box protein E1, producing MTAESGPPPPPPQPEALAAVKEERGEAGAGGVPAEAAGRGAGGRRRKRPLQRGKPPYSYIALIAMAIAHAPERRLTLGGIYKFITERFPFYRDNPKKWQNSIRHNLTLNDCFLKIPREAGRPGKGNYWALDPNAEDMFESGSFLRRRKRFKRSDLSTYPAYMQDAAAAAAAAAAAAAAAIFPGGVPAARPPYPGAVYAGYAAPSLAAPPPVYYPAASPGPCRVFGLVPERPLSPELGPAPSGPAGSCSFASAGGSAASTAYQPAGCAGARPANTSAYAAAYAGPDGTYSQGASGALFAATGRLAGPASPPAGGSSGGVETAVDFYGRTSPGQFGALGPCYNPGGQLGAGGGGAYHARHVAAYPGAVDRFVSAM from the coding sequence ATGACGGCCGAGagcgggccgccgccgccgccgccgcagccggAGGCGCTGGCGGCCGTGAAGGAGGAGCGCGGTGAGGCGGGGGCCGGCGGGGTACCGGCGGAGGCCGCAGGTCGCGGCGCCGGTGGGCGGCGGCGGAAGCGCCCCCTGCAGCGGGGCAAGCCGCCCTACAGCTACATCGCGCTCATTGCCATGGCCATAGCGCACGCGCCGGAGCGCCGCCTCACTCTGGGCGGCATCTACAAGTTCATCACCGAGCGTTTCCCCTTCTACCGCGACAACCCCAAAAAGTGGCAGAACAGCATTCGCCACAACCTCACTCTCAACGACTGCTTCCTCAAGATCCCGCGCGAGGCCGGCCGCCCGGGAAAGGGCAACTACTGGGCGCTCGATCCCAACGCCGAGGACATGTTCGAGAGCGGCAGCTTCCTGCGCCGCCGCAAGCGTTTCAAGCGCTCTGACCTGTCCACTTACCCGGCTTACATGCAGgacgcggccgccgccgccgccgccgctgcggccgccgccgccgccgccatcttCCCGGGTGGGGTGCCCGCTGCGCGCCCTCCTTACCCTGGCGCGGTCTATGCAGGCTATGCCGCACCGTCGCTCGCCGCGCCGCCCCCGGTCTACTACCCGGCTGCTTCGCCAGGCCCGTGCCGCGTCTTCGGCCTGGTGCCTGAGCGGCCGCTCAGCCCAGAACTGGGCCCCGCGCCATCGGGGCCCGCCGGTTCCTGCTCCTTTGCCTCGGCCGGCGGCTCTGCCGCTAGCACCGCTTACCAGCCAGCCGGCTGCGCCGGTGCCCGACCCGCCAACACTTCCGCCTATGCGGCCGCCTATGCCGGCCCCGACGGCACGTACTCGCAAGGGGCCAGTGGGGCCCTCTTCGCAGCGACTGGCCGGTTGGCCGGGCCCGCTTCGCCCCCCGCGGGTGGCAGCAGCGGCGGCGTCGAGACTGCGGTGGACTTCTATGGGCGCACATCGCCGGGCCAGTTCGGAGCGCTGGGGCCCTGCTACAATCCTGGTGGGCAGCTTGGAGCGGGCGGTGGAGGCGCCTACCACGCTCGCCACGTGGCTGCCTATCCAGGCGCAGTGGATCGGTTCGTGTCCGCCATGTGA